The segment GACGTCGCCGACGAGGCCTCCGTACGCGCCGGAGTCGCCGCCGCCGTAGCGGCGCTCGGCGGCCTGGACGTCCTGGTCAACGCGGCCGGCATCCTGCGCTCCTCGCACACCCACGAGACGAGCCTCGACTCGTTCGAGCAGGTCATACGGATCAACCTCACCGGCACGTTCCTGATGATCCGCGAGGCGATCCCCGCCCTCCTGGAGGGCGACGGCTCCGCCGTCGTGAACTTCTCCTCCACCTCGGCGATGTTCGCCCACCCCTACATGGCGGCCTACGCGGCCAGCAAGGGCGGCATCCAGTCCATGACCCACGCGCTCGCCTCCGAGTACGCCAAGCAGGGCATCCGCTTCACCGCCGTCCAGCCCGGCTCCATCTCCTCCGGCATGACCGACGGCACCGGCGCCAGCCGCCAGAGCGTCGGCCCCGGCATCCCCGAGGACGCCGACTGGTCCCTCTTCGCGAAGCTCGCCCCGGCCCTCGGCCAGGGCTTCGCCGGCCCCGAGACCGTCGCCGGCGTCGTCGCGATGCTGGCCAGTGAGGACGGAAAGTTCATCACCGGCACCGAGGTCCGCGTCGACGGCGGCACGCACTTCTGAGAGCCGAACTCCGGGCGCCGCACTCCGAGCGGCGAAGGTGCCCCCGATCGGCGGCGGGCCGCCGATCGGGATCGGATCCCGTGGGCCTGCCCCGCGGGATCCGGGACCCGCGCTAGACCGTCCCGAAGCGCTCCCACAGCCGGGGGAAGCGGACCGCGAGGACCTTGTCGTCCTCCAGGTCGAACGGGGCTCCCAGCGGCTCCCCG is part of the Streptomyces sp. NBC_00250 genome and harbors:
- a CDS encoding SDR family NAD(P)-dependent oxidoreductase → MNQLTRYEGRRALITGGGSGIGQATVLRVLAEGGRVVAADISEDGLKDTVAKAGDAADRLTTVVLDVADEASVRAGVAAAVAALGGLDVLVNAAGILRSSHTHETSLDSFEQVIRINLTGTFLMIREAIPALLEGDGSAVVNFSSTSAMFAHPYMAAYAASKGGIQSMTHALASEYAKQGIRFTAVQPGSISSGMTDGTGASRQSVGPGIPEDADWSLFAKLAPALGQGFAGPETVAGVVAMLASEDGKFITGTEVRVDGGTHF